From Poecile atricapillus isolate bPoeAtr1 chromosome Z, bPoeAtr1.hap1, whole genome shotgun sequence, one genomic window encodes:
- the LOC131573032 gene encoding prosaposin receptor GPR37-like — MRPLRSPLALLCQVLGAWAACALAPDPVAASGPPAPSQRARSPPAPPPLAPGRRAGAPLPGRGALPRGADGGAAGPGGSCAPRGAAGTGRRRARSSEPGAGGAGGPRWLPLNGSAGGEGSHGGRGNATGRRARLRNPFYPLTEESYGAYAVMCLSVVIFGIGIMGNMAVMCIVCHNYYMRSISNSLLANLAFWDFLIVFFCLPLVIFQELTKKWLLEDFSCKIVPYIEVASLGVTTFTLCALCIDRFRAATNVQMYYEMIENCTSTTAKLAVIWVGALLLALPEVVLRQLAREDPEYSGSPPGERCVVKISTALPDTIYVLALTYDGARLWWYFGCYFCLPTLFTITCSLVTARKIRRAEKACTRGNKRQIQLESQMNCTVVALTILYGFCIIPENICNIVTAYMSTGVSRQTMDLLHLISQFLLFFKSCVTPVLLFCLCKPFSRAFMECCCCCCDECIQKSSTVTSDDNDNEYTTELELSPFSTIRREMSTFASVGTHC; from the exons ATGCGGCCCCTCCGCTCTCCCCTcgccctgctgtgccaggtgctGGGCGCTTGGGCTGCCTGCGCCCTGGCCCCGGACCCCGTCGCAGCCTCTGGGCCGCCGGCGCCCTCGCAGCGCGCCCGCtcgccgccggccccgccgcccctcgCCCCGGGCCGGAGGGCGGGCGCGCCGCTCCCCGGGCGCGGAGCCCTCCCTCGCGGGGCCGACggcggagcggcggggccgggcggcagCTGCGCGCCCCGCGGGGCGGCGGGGaccgggcggcggcgggcgcggagcAGCGAGCCCGgagcgggcggggcgggcggcccCCGCTGGCTGCCCCTGAACGGCTCGGCCGGCGGCGAGGGCAGCCACGGGGGCCGCGGGAACGCCACGGGGCGCCGCGCCCGGCTCCGCAACCCCTTCTACCCGCTGACCGAGGAGTCGTACGGTGCCTACGCCGTCATGTGCCTCTCCGTGGTGATCTTCGGCATCGGCATCATGGGCAACATGGCAGTGATGTGCATCGTCTGCCACAACTACTACATGCGGAGCATCTCCAACTCTCTGCTGGCCAACTTGGCCTTCTGGGACTTCCTCATCGTCTTCTTCTGCCTGCCGCTGGTTATCTTCCAGGAGCTCACCAAGAAGTGGCTTCTGGAAGACTTTTCCTGCAAAATCGTCCCGTACATCGAG gtGGCCTCTCTGGGTGTCACCACGTTCACTCTGTGCGCTCTCTGCATTGACCGCTTTCGTGCCGCCACCAACGTGCAGATGTACTACGAGATGATCGAGAACTGCACCTCGACGACGGCCAAGCTGGCGGTCATCTGGGTGGGCgcgctgctgctggccctgccgGAGGTGGTGCTGCGCCAGCTGGCCAGGGAGGACCCCGAGTACAGCGGCAGCCCCCCAGGCGAGCGCTGCGTGGTGAAGATCTCCACGGCGCTGCCCGACACCATCTACGTGCTGGCTCTCACCTACGACGGCGCACGGCTCTGGTGGTACTTTGGCTGCTATTTTTGTTTGCCAACCCTGTTCACTATTACCTGCTCCCTGGTGACAGCCAGGAAAATCAGGAGGGCAGAAAAAGCCTGCACAAGGGGGAACAAGCGACAAATTCAGCTGGAAAGTCAGATGAACTGCACAGTGGTGGCTTTGACCATTTTGTATGGATTTTGCATCATTCCTGAAAACATTTGCAACATTGTGACTGCCTACATGTCCACAGGGGTATCTCGACAGACTATGGACCTCCTCCATCTCATTAGTCAGTTCCTTTTGTTCTTTAAGTCCTGTGTTACCCCAGTTCTCCTGTTCTGTCTCTGTAAACCTTTCAGCCGGGCCTTTATGGagtgttgctgttgctgctgtgaTGAATGCATCCAGAAGTCTTCCACAGTGACGAGTGATGACAATGACAACGAGTACACCACAGAACTGGAGCTCTCCCCATTCAGTACCATCCGTCGTGAAATGTCGACTTTTGCTTCCGTGGGGACTCACTGTTAA